In Bradyrhizobium paxllaeri, the genomic stretch CACTGAGAGCATCACGGCAGCGCCCACCATGACGTCTTCCGACGTCACGGGCGCGGCGCGCTTGCCCTGGCCGATGCGCTCGGCGTGGTCTTTCAGGCCGCGCAGCATCGCGCTGCGCAGGCCGGATTCGTGGGTGCCGCCATCAGGCGTCGGCACCGTGTTGCAGTAGGAGGAGAGGAAGCCGTCGGCATCCGCGGTCCAGGCGACCGCCCACTCGCAGGCGCCATGGGCGCCGTTGCGGCCTGATTTGCCGGAGAAGATATCCGGGTGCACCAGCGTGTCGGCGTGGATCGCCGCGCCGAGATAATCTTTCAGGCCGCCCGGGAAGTGGAAACTATCCTCGGCAGGCACGTCCTCGACGCCCTTCAGCAGCGAAGGATCGCAGCGCCAGCGGATCTCGACGCCGCCGAACAGATAGGCCTTCGAGCGCGTCATCTTGAACAGGCGCTGCGGCTTGAAGGCGGCCTTGGCGCCGAAGATGTCGGTATCAGGCTTGAAGCGGATGCGGGTGCCGCGGCGATTGTTGATCTTGCCGAGGTCTTCGAGCTTGCCCTTGGGATGGCCGCGCTCAAAACTCATGCGATAGAGCTTCTGGCTGCGCGCGACTTCGACCTCGAGCCGCGAGGACAGCGCGTTGACGACGGAGACGCCGACGCCGTGCAGACCGCCCGAGGTTTCGTAAACCTTGGAGTCGAATTTGCCGCCCGAGTGTAGCGTGCACATGATGACTTCGAGCGCCGACTTCTTCGGAAATTTCGGATGCGGATCGACCGGGATGCCGCGGCCGTTGTCGGTGACCGTCAGGAATCCGTCGGCGCTCAGCTCCACCTCGATGAAGGAGGCGTGCCCCGCCAGGGCTTCGTCCATGGCGTTGTCGATGACTTCGGCGAACAGATGGTGCAGCGCCTTTTCATCGGTGCCGCCGATATACATGCCGGGACGCCGGCGCACCGGCTCCAATCCCTCCAGCACCTCGATGTCGGCCGCGGTATAGCCGGCCTCGGCGCTGGTTCCCCGCGAGGCGGCCTTGGGCGCGGTGCGGCCCTTCGCTTCCGCGCCGAAAAGGTCATTGGCGGATTTTGGTTTTGCAGCTGATTTCAATGGCTTGGACATGGCTCTTTAGGTGTTGCGCGCGAATCTCGCGCGAGCGAATCGGTTTGTCTGACTATGGCACGGATGGGCTCAAAAGGTGACGCTGGGCAAAGCGCGATCGCGCCTTCTTCGGCCGCTGCACCTGTTGGCGAGCCCTCTATCAGGCCTGCACGCCGCTGAACAGATGATCGTAACGCCCTGTTCCATGGTCCGGAGAAAGTGCGGTTTTTGCTGGCATTGAAGACGGCTGCAGCCGCCGCGAATGAGGGCTGATCACAAGCCGTCCCCACCATTGTGACTTGAAGTCACGCAACCGGCTGGCTTAGCTGTCATGAGCCTTGAATCGGAGGAATTCAATGGCACAAACGGGGCTGGGAAGGCACTCAAGACATGGAAGACTATGTGCGCGCGCTGGCTGATTTCGTGCGCGACAATCAGGCCTGGGCCGCTCCAATTGTTCTGCTGCTGGCATTCGGCGAATCGCTTGCCTTCGTTTCGCTGATCGTGCCGGCCTGGGGCGCGCTGGTCGCGATCGGCGCGCTGATCGGCGTCAGCGGCATCAGCTTCTGGCCGGTCTGGCTCGCCGGCGGCATTGGGGCTGCGCTCGGCGACTGGGTCTCCTACTGGTTCGGCTATCGCTACAAAGAGCACGTCGCCGAGATGTGGCCACTGTCGCGCTATCCCGAGATCCTGCCGCGCGGCGAGGCGTTCGTGAAAAAATGGGGCGTGCCCTCGATCTTCATCGGCCGCTTCTTCGGGCCGCTGCGCGCCTCGGTGCCGCTCGCCGCCGGCATTTTTGAAATGTCCTACTGGCCATTCCAGATCGCCAATTTCGTTTCGGCGCTGGTGTGGTCGGCCGTCCTGCTGCTGGTCGGCGACGTCATGGGCAAGCTCGCCGAATGGCTGTGGCGGCTGGCGTAAGGCAGGCTGGAATAAGCTGACGGCAGAGGTGTTAGCTCCCACAATACCCGAGCCATCTTCGCATTGCCGTCACCCGGCTGTCGTCGCGCCAACGCAGAATCGCTGATAGGTTCGGCGCGACCGAACAAGGGCCGGCAAAAAACGCGAATTCCCGCGAACCGCATCTATCGTCTCACTGGGGAGAACATCACTATGGAATTGACACGTCGTCACGCACTCGCCGGCGCTGCAGCGCTCGCCGCCACGCCGCTCTTGCCGCAAGCACTCGCCAAGGCGGCCGCGCCGGTCGCGGAAAAGCAGGCGCCGAGTTTCTATCGCTACAAGGTGGGCGATGCCCAGGTGACGGCCATCTCCGACGGCGTCAACAATTTTGCGCTGCCCGATACGTTCGTGCTCAACGTCAAGAAGGACGAGGTCAACGCGGCGCTCGAAAAGAACTTCATGCCGAAGGACAAGATGTCGATCCAGTTTGCGCCGCTGGTGATCAACACCGGCGGCAAGCTGGTGGTGGTCGACACCGGCAACGGCGCCGCCGCCTTTGCCTTGAGCAAGGGCAATGTCGGACAGTTCGGCGCCAACATGGTCGCCGCAGGCTTCGATCCCCGTGCCGTCGACATGGTGGTGATCTCGCACTTCCACGGCGACCACATCAACGGCCTTTTGACCGCCGATAACAAGCCGGCATTCCCCAATGCCGAGGTGCTGGTGCCGGCGGCTGAATGGAAATACTTCATGGATGACGGCGAGATGAGCCGGGCGCCGGAAGGGCGGATGCAGACCGTGTTCAAGAACGCTCGCCGTGTGTTCGAGGCGGGGCTGAACAAG encodes the following:
- the parE gene encoding DNA topoisomerase IV subunit B; the encoded protein is MSKPLKSAAKPKSANDLFGAEAKGRTAPKAASRGTSAEAGYTAADIEVLEGLEPVRRRPGMYIGGTDEKALHHLFAEVIDNAMDEALAGHASFIEVELSADGFLTVTDNGRGIPVDPHPKFPKKSALEVIMCTLHSGGKFDSKVYETSGGLHGVGVSVVNALSSRLEVEVARSQKLYRMSFERGHPKGKLEDLGKINNRRGTRIRFKPDTDIFGAKAAFKPQRLFKMTRSKAYLFGGVEIRWRCDPSLLKGVEDVPAEDSFHFPGGLKDYLGAAIHADTLVHPDIFSGKSGRNGAHGACEWAVAWTADADGFLSSYCNTVPTPDGGTHESGLRSAMLRGLKDHAERIGQGKRAAPVTSEDVMVGAAVMLSVFVREPEFQGQTKDRLATAEAQKIVEQAIKDPFDHWLSGNPLQANKLLDFVIERADERLRRRAEKETSRKTAVKKLRLPGKLADCTNTATEGSELFIVEGDSAGGSAKQARDRKTQAVLPLRGKILNVASAGKDKLMQNAQLADLMQAIGCGTLAHYREEDLRYSRIIIMTDADVDGAHIASLLITFFYRQTPRLIDEGHLYLAVPPLYRLTHGSKTVYARDEAHKDTLLKSEFNANAKVDVGRFKGLGEMMPAQLKETTMDPGKRTLLRVVLLADDRDGTADSVERLMGTKAEARFAFISDKAEFASDDLLDV
- a CDS encoding MBL fold metallo-hydrolase, whose translation is MELTRRHALAGAAALAATPLLPQALAKAAAPVAEKQAPSFYRYKVGDAQVTAISDGVNNFALPDTFVLNVKKDEVNAALEKNFMPKDKMSIQFAPLVINTGGKLVVVDTGNGAAAFALSKGNVGQFGANMVAAGFDPRAVDMVVISHFHGDHINGLLTADNKPAFPNAEVLVPAAEWKYFMDDGEMSRAPEGRMQTVFKNARRVFEAGLNKKATPYEWGKEVAPGLTAVETIGHTPGHTSYVLASGSDKVFIQSDVTNLPALFVANPGWHLMFDQDPALAEKTRRRVYDMLVADKMRVQGFHYPFPANGFVEKDGNGYRLIPAPWNPVI
- a CDS encoding DedA family protein; the protein is MEDYVRALADFVRDNQAWAAPIVLLLAFGESLAFVSLIVPAWGALVAIGALIGVSGISFWPVWLAGGIGAALGDWVSYWFGYRYKEHVAEMWPLSRYPEILPRGEAFVKKWGVPSIFIGRFFGPLRASVPLAAGIFEMSYWPFQIANFVSALVWSAVLLLVGDVMGKLAEWLWRLA